From Alosa sapidissima isolate fAloSap1 chromosome 2, fAloSap1.pri, whole genome shotgun sequence, one genomic window encodes:
- the chpfa gene encoding chondroitin sulfate synthase 2: MRIAKIVGYLKPIGPIVVGISLGFTLSLLSVSWVDDICDPSWKGHYIEEISSKEDLKATRKSNSFLLEDDDDEDIQPRIITYKPIQQQGEAKRPFRSKYASTELGIRDNLFVGVLTSKNTINTLGVSVNHTIGHHLGSVVFFTGMNSHKTPHGMQVVTHGDERPVWNMYQTIKYILEHYIDEYNWFYLAQDDTYTQADRVKALVPHLSMNLMLYMGSPEEFIGGEMQDRYCYGGFGYLISRPLLLRLKDFLENCRDGILTTRPDEWLGRCIIENTNTNCVDEYEGLHYDRFEMGKNSDLSKEQSDQFKTILTVHPVSDPEQMYRLHKYFTEIELQKSYQEIEKLQAEIKNFSAIAFEGNRSGMWPIGVNPPFEPKTRFEVLKWEYFTEDTIYLCLDGSPKCELQGIDKMDVADVIDIAMGELNKKYKPVLHLKKQKLINGYRRFDPTRGMEYMLDLQMEVVTQKGRSRSITKRVQLVRPLSNLEIIPMPYVTEATKVFIILPLVKDDTDQVKPFLEEYASNALQKKENVGLTVLFIYDLFQAQHVHQNDIFANAKAQITKYERKFPGLKVPWISVKTDNPSQIKFMDLISKKHPVGTLFFTATVNTVVNTEFLNRCRMNSISNWQVFFPIHFQDFNPDIAYHGQERPVTIDLVRDAGHFDRNAFAEACFYNSDYMATRTHMAADLQENEDLLETLDIYEMFVKYSSLHVFRAIEPALHQKHVHQTCNPHLSEDIYHRCIQSNLEGLGTRPQLAMVLFEQEQGNST; encoded by the exons ATGAGGATCGCCAAGATTGTAGGCTATTTGAAGCCGATTGGGCCAATTGTTGTCGGTATCTCTTTGGGATTTACGTTGAGTTTGTTAAGCGTGTCTTGGGTTGATGACATTTGTGACCCGTCTTGGAAAGGACATTATATTGAAGAAATTTCTTCTAAGGAAGATCTGAAAGCGACTAGGAAATCCAATTCATTCCTACTGGAGGATGATGACGACGAAGACATTCAGCCACGAATTATAACTTACAAACCTATCCAACAACAAGGAGAAGCTAAAAGgcctttcag ATCCAAATATGCCAGCACAGAGCTTGGCATCCGAGATAACCTCTTCGTGGGCGTTCTTACATCCAAGAATACCATAAACACCCTGGGGGTGTCTGTCAACCACACCATCGGCCACCACCTGGGCTCGGTGGTGTTCTTCACCGGCATGAACAGCCACAAGACGCCCCACGGCATGCAGGTGGTCACCCACGGTGACGAGCGCCCCGTCTGGAACATGTACCAGACCATCAAGTACATCCTGGAGCATTACATCGACGAATACAACTGGTTCTACTTGGCGCAAGACGACACGTACACCCAGGCGGACCGCGTCAAGGCCCTGGTCCCTCACCTGAGCATGAACCTCATGCTCTACATGGGCAGTCCCGAGGAGTTCATTGGCGGCGAGATGCAGGACAGGTACTGTTATGGGGGCTTTGGCTACCTGATCTCCCGGCCCCTGCTGCTCCGACTCAAGGACTTCTTGGAGAACTGTAGGGACGGCATCCTCACAACCCGGCCTGATGAGTGGCTGGGGAGGTGTATCATCgaaaacaccaacaccaactgcGTGGATGAGTACGAG GGTCTGCACTATGACCGCTTTGAAATGGGCAAAAACTCTGACCTGAGCAAAGAGCAGAGTGACCAGTTCAAGACCATCCTCACAGTCCATCCAGTCTCTGACCCAGAGCAGATGTACAGACTACACAAATACTTCACCGAGATTGAGCTGCAGAAATCCTACCAGGAGATTGAAAAGCTGCAG gcAGAAATAAAGAACTTCAGCGCCATAGCTTTTGAAGGTAACCGAAGTGGCATGTGGCCTATCGGGGTCAATCCACCCTTTGAACCAAAGACCCGCTTTGAGGTCTTGAAGTGGGAGTACTTCACAGAGGACACCATCTACTTGTGTCTGGACGGTTCGCCAAAATGTGAGCTCCAGGGCATCGACAAGATGGATGTGGCCGATGTTATCGACATTGCCATGGGGGAGCTGAACAAGAAGTACAAGCCAGTGCTCCACCTGAAGAAGCAGAAGCTCATCAATGGCTACCGGCGCTTCGACCCCACCCGGGGCATGGAGTACATGTTGGACCTGCAGATGGAGGTGGTCACTCAGAAGGGCCGCAGCCGCTCTATCACAAAGCGTGTCCAGCTGGTCCGGCCCCTGAGCAACCTCGAGATCATTCCCATGCCGTACGTTACCGAGGCCACCAAGGTCTTCATCATCTTGCCTCTGGTGAAGGACGACACGGATCAAGTGAAACCGTTCCTGGAAGAGTACGCCTCGAACGCCTTGCAGAAGAAAGAGAACGTGGGGCTGACCGTGCTCTTCATCTACGACTTGTTCCAGGCGCAGCACGTGCACCAGAATGACATCTTTGCTAACGCGAAGGCACAGATCACCAAGTACGAGCGAAAGTTCCCGGGGCTCAAAGTTCCCTGGATCAGCGTCAAAACAGACAATCCGTCCCAAATCAAATTCATGGACCTCATCTCCAAGAAGCATCCGGTCGGCACGTTGTTCTTCACCGCCACGGTCAACACTGTGGTCAACACAGAGTTTCTCAACCGCTGCCGCATGAACTCCATAAGCAACTGGCAGGTCTTCTTCCCCATCCACTTCCAGGACTTCAACCCCGACATCGCCTACCATGGGCAGGAGCGGCCGGTCACCATCGACCTCGTCAGAGACGCGGGCCACTTCGACCGCAACGCTTTCGCCGAGGCCTGCTTCTACAACTCCGACTACATGGCCACGCGGACTCACATGGCCGCCGACCTGCAGGAGAACGAGGACCTCCTGGAGACCCTGGACATCTACGAGATGTTCGTCAAGTACTCGAGCCTGCACGTGTTCCGCGCCATTGAGCCGGCACTGCACCAGAAGCACGTGCACCAGACGTGCAACCCACACCTCAGTGAGGACATCTACCACCGCTGCATCCAGAGCAATCTGGAGGGGTTGGGCACACGGCCCCAGCTGGCTATGGTCCTGTTTGAGCAGGAACAAGGGAACAGCACTTAG